A genomic segment from Leptolyngbya boryana PCC 6306 encodes:
- the xdhA gene encoding xanthine dehydrogenase small subunit — MTHQALENQLFLTLNGERVCLKGVSPSMTLLQYLHQSRRTGTKEGCGDGDCGACTVAIVGRNPDGQASYQAVNSCLIPIGAIAGREIVTVEGIANGKLHPVQAAMVEAGGSQCGYCTPGFIMSLFSAYYDGRVDDFSVEGNLCRCTGYIPIRKAAQNVTNAQPSDQFSERLGQSALDLSSVAYSNQTQQFYRPTQLSEALELLQQYPEATLVAGGTDLGLEMSHHRRSFPILISLEGIQELQHIEQDSNRLTIGAAVPLHTIETTLKGVFPSLDEMLHWFAARQVRNRATIGGNIGTASPIGDLPPVLLALDAELTIANLAETRTIPLSDFFKGYRQTDLKPGEIIVSISIPKSIHGVKRLSQSYKIGKRGTDDISIVAAAFVIDVDQNNTIVHARLGYGGVAATPIRAIEVENLLIGQPWTIETIQQVKPALRESFTPLTDFRGSAAYRKLLVANLLEKFFVEMEELS; from the coding sequence ATGACCCATCAGGCTTTAGAGAACCAATTATTTCTCACCCTCAACGGAGAACGAGTTTGCCTCAAGGGTGTTTCGCCATCGATGACTTTGCTGCAATATCTGCACCAGTCGCGGCGGACGGGGACGAAAGAAGGCTGCGGGGACGGTGATTGTGGGGCTTGTACAGTTGCGATCGTGGGTCGCAATCCTGACGGGCAAGCATCTTATCAAGCCGTCAATAGCTGCTTGATTCCGATAGGCGCGATCGCAGGTCGGGAAATTGTCACGGTTGAAGGAATCGCCAACGGAAAGCTTCACCCAGTTCAAGCGGCAATGGTAGAAGCCGGGGGATCTCAATGCGGGTACTGTACACCCGGCTTCATCATGAGTCTGTTTTCTGCTTACTATGACGGTCGAGTGGATGATTTCTCAGTAGAAGGAAATCTTTGTCGCTGTACAGGTTACATTCCGATTCGCAAAGCGGCTCAGAATGTGACGAATGCTCAGCCTTCGGATCAATTCTCAGAGCGATTAGGACAATCTGCATTAGATCTCAGTTCAGTTGCCTATTCCAATCAAACGCAACAGTTCTATCGTCCCACTCAACTCTCAGAAGCATTAGAACTACTACAACAGTATCCAGAAGCAACTTTAGTTGCAGGCGGTACAGACTTAGGCTTGGAAATGAGCCATCATCGGCGATCGTTTCCGATTCTGATTTCGCTAGAAGGTATTCAAGAATTACAGCACATTGAGCAAGATAGTAACCGACTGACTATCGGTGCAGCCGTTCCCCTACATACAATTGAAACAACTCTGAAAGGAGTTTTTCCTAGCCTTGATGAAATGCTGCATTGGTTTGCGGCAAGGCAAGTTCGGAATCGAGCCACAATCGGCGGAAATATTGGCACTGCTTCACCGATTGGAGACTTACCTCCGGTTTTACTCGCTTTAGATGCAGAATTGACGATCGCGAATTTAGCCGAAACTCGAACGATTCCTTTATCTGACTTCTTCAAAGGCTATCGTCAAACGGATCTCAAACCCGGTGAAATCATTGTTTCTATTAGCATTCCGAAATCAATTCACGGAGTCAAACGCCTCAGCCAATCCTACAAGATTGGCAAACGCGGAACCGATGACATTAGCATTGTTGCTGCTGCTTTCGTAATTGATGTAGATCAAAACAACACCATTGTTCATGCTCGACTAGGATATGGGGGTGTCGCAGCAACTCCAATTCGAGCGATCGAGGTTGAAAATCTGCTGATCGGTCAGCCTTGGACAATCGAAACGATTCAACAAGTCAAACCCGCTTTACGAGAAAGCTTTACCCCTTTAACTGACTTCCGAGGAAGCGCTGCATATCGCAAGCTGTTGGTCGCGAACTTATTAGAAAAATTCTTTGTAGAAATGGAGGAGCTATCATGA
- a CDS encoding gamma-glutamylcyclotransferase family protein, whose product MTSNNRRVFICGSALRGQPDHQNLQDAVFIGATATQPRYRLHVAGDDWHPAIHEVESGGISIPGEIYEMTQAQFEYLEANEPPNMYATDVYLENGEVATAFLYPKALIDEHNLPDISNTYGGWAAYKAREVKV is encoded by the coding sequence ATGACCTCAAACAATCGACGTGTGTTCATTTGTGGTTCTGCCTTGCGGGGACAGCCAGACCATCAAAACCTACAAGATGCAGTCTTTATCGGTGCAACTGCGACTCAGCCGCGCTATCGGCTGCATGTCGCGGGTGACGATTGGCATCCTGCCATTCATGAGGTCGAATCAGGCGGCATTTCGATTCCAGGAGAAATTTACGAGATGACGCAAGCCCAATTTGAGTATTTAGAGGCGAATGAACCGCCGAATATGTATGCAACGGATGTGTATTTGGAGAATGGGGAAGTCGCGACGGCTTTCTTGTATCCGAAGGCACTGATCGATGAGCACAATTTGCCGGACATTTCTAATACGTATGGGGGTTGGGCGGCTTATAAGGCGAGAGAGGTGAAGGTTTAG
- the hpxO gene encoding FAD-dependent urate hydroxylase HpxO, protein MDGLKVVIIGAGIGGLTAAIALSQSGHTVEVYERAQELRPRGAGISLWSNGVKVLNRFGMGKDIAEIGGQMDFMQYLSTSGEVLNHVNLHPLIEEVGQRPYPVARADLQAMLLKKFPGTVNLGYRCLSVEEHGEQVTAQFENGHKATGDLLIAADGVRSSLRQYVLDREVHPTYRDYVNWNGLVAADEALTPANTWTIYVGNHQRASLMPVGGDRLYFFFDVPLPLGTSAPPELIRSELAEHFKGWAEPVQTLIERINPEQTNRLEISDVGPVDRMVRGRVALLGDAAHATCPDLGQGGCQALEDVYMLNHFLLTTNISVEDALKRYEAAREDRTRSIVKKARNRAEVIHGKDPEVTAQWYDQLRQESPSDVTDAIAKTILTGPLQ, encoded by the coding sequence ATGGATGGGCTAAAGGTGGTGATTATCGGGGCGGGAATCGGTGGGCTGACTGCCGCGATCGCGCTTTCGCAGTCAGGTCACACCGTCGAAGTGTACGAGCGGGCACAAGAACTGCGTCCCCGTGGAGCAGGCATCTCACTCTGGTCGAATGGGGTGAAAGTCCTGAACCGATTTGGCATGGGGAAAGACATTGCCGAAATTGGCGGGCAAATGGATTTTATGCAGTACCTCAGCACTTCGGGAGAGGTACTGAATCATGTTAATTTGCATCCTTTGATTGAAGAGGTTGGGCAGCGTCCTTATCCGGTCGCCAGAGCCGATTTACAGGCAATGCTGTTAAAGAAATTTCCGGGAACTGTGAATTTGGGATATCGCTGTCTCTCAGTTGAGGAACATGGAGAGCAAGTGACGGCGCAGTTTGAGAATGGGCATAAAGCGACCGGAGATTTGTTGATTGCGGCAGATGGCGTGCGATCGAGCTTGCGGCAATATGTTCTCGATCGAGAAGTGCATCCAACTTATCGCGACTATGTGAATTGGAATGGATTAGTCGCAGCCGACGAAGCGTTAACTCCGGCGAATACTTGGACAATCTATGTGGGCAATCATCAACGCGCTTCCCTGATGCCTGTGGGCGGAGATCGCTTGTATTTCTTTTTTGATGTGCCCTTACCCCTCGGAACGAGTGCGCCGCCTGAATTAATTCGCTCTGAACTAGCTGAGCATTTCAAAGGTTGGGCTGAACCCGTTCAAACGTTGATCGAGCGAATCAATCCAGAGCAGACCAATCGCTTAGAAATTTCAGATGTTGGTCCAGTCGATCGTATGGTGCGCGGACGAGTAGCTTTACTGGGTGATGCGGCTCATGCGACTTGTCCCGATTTGGGACAAGGCGGCTGTCAGGCACTCGAAGATGTCTACATGCTGAACCATTTCTTACTGACAACGAATATTAGCGTTGAGGATGCGTTGAAACGCTATGAAGCAGCGAGAGAAGATCGAACTCGCTCGATCGTCAAAAAAGCGCGCAATCGTGCAGAAGTCATTCACGGAAAAGATCCTGAAGTGACGGCTCAATGGTATGACCAACTGCGGCAAGAATCGCCCAGTGATGTCACCGATGCGATCGCAAAAACGATTCTCACAGGTCCCTTGCAATGA